The Spirosoma foliorum genome has a window encoding:
- a CDS encoding alpha-L-fucosidase, whose protein sequence is MRLSRAFTGLLISVALTRLTAQPTVKPTPRQLAWQPLETTAFLHFTVNTFTDKEWGDGTESPAIFNPTKLDARQWIKALKEAGFKMAIITAKHHDGFCLWPSKMTEHSVKNSPWKNGKGDVVREVADACREFGLKFGVYLSPWDRHEPRYGTAAYNDYYKSQLRELLTNYGPISEVWFDGAKGENAKDMTYDFAGYWALVRELQPNAVMFSDAGPDVRWVGNEAGNAGETCWSTINTDGLAPGVADSKYLNRGDATGKQWVPAETDVSIRPGWFYHPKEDDKVRSGKNLVNLYYQSVGRNSLLLLNVPPNREGLFSAPDLASLKEFRSILDETFKQNLVAKQPKLTDKQLGTFTTLTANQPITIDLNGEKTFDRISIQENIANGQRIASGRVEYWDGSEWKSLQTFTTVGYKRLLRFPEVKSSKLRLFITNANGPIELAEVGVYKASARE, encoded by the coding sequence ATGCGTTTGTCTCGTGCTTTTACTGGATTATTGATTTCAGTTGCCTTAACCCGCCTTACCGCTCAACCGACAGTTAAACCAACTCCACGTCAACTTGCCTGGCAACCGCTCGAAACCACAGCCTTTCTGCATTTCACGGTAAATACATTTACGGATAAAGAGTGGGGAGATGGCACCGAAAGTCCGGCTATTTTCAATCCAACTAAACTGGATGCCCGACAGTGGATCAAGGCCCTGAAAGAAGCTGGCTTTAAAATGGCCATCATTACAGCAAAACACCACGATGGTTTCTGTCTCTGGCCATCTAAAATGACTGAGCATTCGGTAAAAAATAGCCCCTGGAAGAACGGTAAAGGAGATGTCGTTCGTGAAGTGGCCGATGCCTGTCGTGAATTCGGGTTGAAATTTGGGGTGTATCTCTCACCCTGGGATCGGCATGAACCGCGTTATGGAACAGCGGCTTACAACGATTACTATAAGAGCCAATTACGCGAGCTATTAACTAATTACGGCCCTATTTCGGAAGTCTGGTTCGATGGGGCGAAGGGCGAAAATGCCAAAGACATGACTTACGATTTTGCGGGTTACTGGGCATTAGTTCGTGAGCTGCAACCCAATGCCGTCATGTTTTCGGATGCAGGTCCCGATGTTCGCTGGGTGGGTAACGAAGCGGGGAACGCGGGTGAAACCTGCTGGTCGACCATCAATACGGACGGGTTGGCCCCCGGCGTGGCTGATTCGAAATACCTGAATCGGGGCGATGCGACGGGCAAACAGTGGGTGCCAGCTGAGACAGACGTATCAATCCGACCAGGTTGGTTTTATCACCCCAAAGAAGACGATAAAGTACGCTCGGGGAAAAATCTGGTTAATCTCTATTATCAGTCAGTGGGGCGAAATAGTTTGTTGTTGTTGAATGTGCCGCCTAATCGTGAGGGACTTTTTTCTGCGCCAGATCTGGCAAGTTTGAAAGAGTTTCGCAGTATTCTGGATGAGACGTTTAAGCAGAATCTGGTAGCAAAACAGCCCAAACTAACCGATAAGCAGCTCGGTACTTTCACCACGCTGACCGCCAATCAACCGATCACGATTGACCTGAATGGCGAAAAAACCTTTGATCGCATATCGATTCAGGAGAATATAGCTAATGGCCAGCGCATTGCCAGTGGTCGGGTCGAGTATTGGGATGGTTCGGAATGGAAATCGCTCCAGACATTCACAACGGTAGGCTATAAACGACTACTGCGATTCCCAGAGGTGAAATCATCGAAGCTTCGTTTGTTTATAACCAACGCCAATGGCCCCATAGAACTGGCAGAAGTAGGCGTTTATAAAGCATCGGCGCGGGAATAA